TTGCTTCCGGGTCGTAGTACAGGGAATCCGGGGGGCGGATCACCTGGGATTCGTGGGTAATCGCCAGGTTGAAGACGCTGAAAAAAGGCTGCCCGGCTGCCCGGTTCCGATAGCTGGCCGCCACGCTGCTTTCGTCCCAAACGGTGACCGGTTCTTCGAACTGATAGTCTTCCTTGGCATTGTTAGAGGTGTAATAGCCGTTGATGCGCAGGTATTCCGGGAAGGCGCGCACATTCTCGGGCAGCACGGCCGAATGGCTGGGGACGCCCTCGGGCATCAGCCTCGGGTCGTTGTGCGTACGCATATGTGGGGTGCCAATGGATATCTGGTTCATCCCGGTGATGATGGCAGACCGGCTGGGTGCGCACACCCCGGAAGTGGTATAGACCCGGGTATACCGCTCGGCTTCCCTCGCAAAATCGTCCAGGTTAGGGGTCCGGATCCCGGCCTCCCCGTAGCTCCCCAAATAGGGGGAGATGTCTTCACACACAATCCAGACGATATTGGGCTTCTCCTGCGCAAACCCCAAGAAGGTAGTTGCCAGGAAAATCTGGAGGGGCCAGAAAATCTTTCTCGGGGAAACGTATTGAAAAGCAGATCGTATAGTCACAGGGCGTCTTTTTGTTCCAAGGGTGGACGAATTCCATCTCGTAGTTCTATTTCATAGAGTTGATTTCTCCCTGTTTATAGACACGGTTTGCTGAAATAATATTTTGCAGGACTATTAATTTGAAGACAGTTGTGTTCGGAACTTCTGTTTTTTTTGATGCTGATCCAAGTCATCCGGTATTTCCGACGTCTTCGGGTTAAAAAATTCATTTTAAGATTTTGTTAATTAATTAATATATTTGATTCCAATGCCGCAATGCAGGATCAGATTATTGCGGATTTGGCAATTTCACGTTTTAAAAACCCTCGCGGATATTGTTTCAACTCATGCTGGACCAATCAACAGACAGGCACAAGCACTCGCCGGAAGCTCCAAGTGATTCCGGGTTGTGGGGCCGATTAAAAGCTGGAGACATGGAGGCGCTCGGAGCGCTCTACGACCGGCATGTGGATGATTTGTTTGCAGTATCTCTCTATGTATGCGGCGACCGGAGTACCGCCCAGGATGCCATTCACGACCTCTTTCTGGATCTGTATAAGTATCATAAAAAACTCGCCCCGGCCGACAATGTCCGCGCCTACCTGATCACTGCACTTAGGAGAAGGCTTTATAAGGCCGGCAAGGCAAAATCGAGATCCCTGGATGACGAAACCAACGGGGCCCGTTTCCTGGACCAGCCCGGTCACTTTACAGAATCCGCGGAAGAGGTGATCGTCCTGAAAGAATCCCAAAGAGGATTGCGCCAGAGCCTCCACAAGGCATTGCAAACGCTTACCGAGCACCAGAAACAGGCCATCCAGCTTCGTTTTACCCAGGACAAGAGCTACGAGGAGATCGCAAAGGACCTGCAGCTGTCGGTACCTTCGGCTCGCACCCTGGTCTATCGCACGCTGAAAGCCATGCGAAAAGCAGCCCTCTCCCTGTTTTTTTAATTTTTTTTCGATTTACGTGTCTATAAATGCGAATGCCCGGACTCCTTTAGTTAAAGGGGCCGGCAGACATGCACCGATTCCCTATCCAAAAACACCATGCAACAAGATTCAAAGAACATATTATCCCCTAATGAAAAACAGGCGTTACGGGACCGGATCATGGAATCGGCCCGCAAGGCCGATCACCACAGGAAATGGCAATTCCGCCGTCGTGTCCTGATTGGCGCAGCAGCCTGCCTGGCTATTTCCATCGGGCTGACATTCTTCTACCGCCAGCCGGCAACACCGGGTATCGAGGATTTTGTAAAATCCGCCCCGGACATCCGCCCGAATGAAGGCGATCAGGTTACCATCGTACTGGGCCAGGGGAAAAACCTGACCCTCGATGAGGATCAGGCCGGGGTGGCGTATTCCGAAACCGGGACTGACGTACGCGTTGGGAACCAGACCGTCAAACAGGAGGCGCTCAGGGACAACAAAGCCACCTACAACACCATTCTCGTGCCCTATGGCAAGCGTACCGACTTGAAGCTGTCGGACGGTACGGTAGTCTGGCTGAACTCGGGAACCAGGTTGGTCTACCCGGCCGTTTTTAACGAGGACAACCGGGAAGTCTACCTGGAAGGCGAGGCAATTTTTGACGTGGCCCATAACCCGGAGAAACCCTTCCGCGTATTGTCTGAACACCAGCGGATCGAGGTTTTGGGAACCGTTTTTAATGTCTCCAGCTATCCGGAGGACGTCGAAACGAGTACCGTTTTAAAAAGCGGGAGTGTTCGTGTGTCCTATTCGGCAAAAAAGGATGCGGCCATGCGGATGACTCCCGGGATGCGATCTGCGTTTAATGCCCGGACCCAAAAGGTCTATACCCAGCAGGTGGACCCGGAAGATTACTTTTCCTGGCGGGATGGGTTCCTGAGCCTGAAAAACCACAGCCTGGGAGAAATTGCCACGAAACTCTCGAGATATTACAACCGGACCGTCCGCATTGAGGACCCGGACCTGGCCAAAGAGACGTTTTCCGGAAAACTGGACCTGAAAGAAAATGTAGAAAGTGTTATCGGCATCATCTCGGATGCGACCGAAATCCATTTCCGAGAAACTGCTGACGCCATCGTATTGACCAAAGAACCAACCCAATAATGCGACGCCTATGAAGAAAAGCACATAAAAAAAGCCGACAGGTGCGCCAACACCCGCCGGCCGAAGTTTTAATTATCGCCAGAATAACGACAACTAATACTAAACTGAACTGTAAAATTATGAATAATTACGCAAGATGCGAGCAGGCTTTGAGCCAAATCAACTCCCGACGCATCATCTTCACCATTATGAGGACATTTCTGCTCTTTATCGCCATCGGGATAACCACATTGCAGGCAAATGATTCCTACGCACAGACACGGCTCGACATCGATGTCGAAAAAGTTACGTTGAAAACACTGCTCAACGAAATTCAAGGTAAAAGCGAATATATTTTCTTTTACAAGGACGGGGTTTTGCCGGAAAGCGAAATCGTTACCGTAAGGAAGGAAAATGCCACGCTGATGAACATCCTGGACCCGGTACTCCCGAGGTGGAACCTGGGCTACAAAATCAGCGACCGGCAGGTGACGATTTTTGCCCTGCCCCTGGCTAAAGCCCCGGGAATTGAAGAGGCCAATGTGCCTCAGGGATTTGAGATCAGCGGGACGATACTGGACCAGGAGGGGATTCCCCTGCCCGGCGCGAATATTGTCGAAAAGGGTACCACCACTGGAACGCAAAGCGATTTCGATGGCAATTATTCCCTGGTGGTTTCCGGCCAGAACGCAACCGTAGTGGTGTCCTACATCGGGTTTTCCACCAAGGAAGTAGCCGTCAACGGACAAGCTACTTTGAATGTTACCCTGGAGGAAAGTGCGGCGGCCCTGGATGAGATTGTGGTAGTGGGCTACGGTACCCAGCGCAAAAGCGACCTGACAGGATCCGTCACCTCCCTGAGCCAGGACGACCTGAACCCGGGGGCGAATGCCTCGGTAGACCAACTGATGCTCGGTCGGGCAGCCGGGGTGCAGATTACCCAGGCCAGCTCGGCGCCGGGGGGCGGACTTGCCATCCGGATCCGGGGGGCGAGTTCCCTGAATGCGAGTAATGAACCCCTCTACGTTATCGACGGGTTCCCGATTGACAACAGCCCGAACCTGAGTTCCGGCGGTGCGGCCCAAACCGGGGACAACCAAAGCCCCCGGAACCCACTCAATGCGCTCAACCCGGCGGATATCCAGTCTATCGAAATCCTCAAGGATGCCTCGGCAACTGCCATTTACGGTTCGCGGGGAGCCAACGGGGTGATCCTCATCACTACCAAGAAAGGCCGGGATGGCAAGGTGAACCTGACCTATGACGCCTATGCGGGCATGCAGACCGTTGCCAAGCAAATCGACGTCCTCTCTACCTCCCAGTACATCACTGCAATCAACGAACTGTCGCAGGCACAGGGGAACGGGGTGGTTTTTTCCCCGGAGGACATCAGCGCTATCGGGGATGGGACCCAGTGGCAGGATGAGGTGTTCCGCTCGGCGCCGATATCCAGCCACAACTTATCCATCAGCGGCGGCTCCGAAGCTACCTCCGTTTACGCCTCGGTCAATTACTTTGACCAGGAAGGGGTCGTGAAGAATTCCGGCATCAAGCGATATACCGGAAGGATCAACGTGGATACCCGATTGGGCGAGAACGCGCAGATCGGTATAAACTTCAACACAAGCCTCGTAAAGGACCAGAACAACGTGGACGGTATCCAGACCAATGAAAATGCCGGACCCATTTACGGTGCCTTGCTGTACGACCCGACGGAACCCATTTTCAATGCGGATGGCTCGTATGCGCAATCGCCCAACCTCACGGTAAACAACCCGGTGACCACCCTGAACGGGATTTTGAGCGAGAACGAAACCAACCGGACCTTTGGAAGCGCCTTCCTGAATTACAATTTCACGGATGAATTGTCCGGTAAATTCAATTTCGGAACGGACCGGCAAACTTCCCGCAGGGACATCTACAATTCCAGCCGCACGATTTACGGCAGCGCGGCCGGAGGGATCGCCAACATCAACGTACTCGAGCGGAACAACTACCTCTTTGAGTACACGATGACCTACAACAAAACCTTTAATGAAAACCATATCCTGACCGTTCTGGGGGGAACGACCTACCAGAAATTCAGCACCCGGTTTGTGTCGGCCAACATCAGCGGTTTCCCAACGGACGAAATTGGTACCAACAACCTTTCCCTGGGGAACACGAACAACGACGACCTGAACAGCGGCAAGGAGGAAAACACGCTGTTGTCTTACCTGGGACGGGTAAACTATACGCTCTTCGATAAGTTCCTGCTGACCGCATCGATCCGGGCGGACGGTTCCTCCCGTTTCGGGGAGAATACCAAGTGGGGGTACTTCCCGTCTTTCGCCTTTGGGTGGAAGCTGCAGGAGGAGGAGTTTATCCCTGAGATATTCGACCAGTTGAAGTTAAGAGCCAGCTGGGGCCAGACCGGGAACCAGGAAATTGGGAATTACGCCTCCCAACTGACATTTGGCACCGGCCCATTCGTTGTGCTCGGCGGAAATATCCAGAGTACGGTGGTTCCCCAGCGGATCGCCAACCCGGACCTGAAGTGGGAAACCACCGAACAATTCAACGTCGGTTTGGATGCATCCATCCTCAGCGGGCGGTTTAGCACAACCCTCGATTATTTTACCAAGAGCTCCAAGGACCTCCTGTTTAACCTGCCGCTCCCCGTTGCATCGGGTTATTCCTCCATCCTCACCAATGTGGGTGAGGTCCGAAACTCCGGTTTTGAATTCTTGTTCAGCAGCACAAATATTTCGACGGAGGATTTCTCCTGGAAGACCACGCTGAACTTTGCGGCCATCAAGAATGAGGTCGTCGACCTGGGCCGGATTGACAATATCGTGACCGGGAATATCCAGTCGGTTGGAAATACGGCCGTGATCCGCGAAGGCGATCCGCTGGCCGCCTACTACGGCTATGTGGTTACCGGTATTTTCCAGGAAGGGGACGATATCGCCAACTCGGCTCAGCCCACGGCAGAGCCCGGTTTTCCGATATTTGAAGACCGGAACGGCGACGGGGCGATCACCCCGGATGACCAGACAATCATCGGAAGTCCCTTCCCGGATTTCACCTATGGGATCCAGAACTCGATTTCCTGGAAGAATTTCCAGCTGGACTTCTTTTTCCAGGGGCAGGAAGGAGCCGACCTGATCAACATCAACGTCATCGAATCCCTGTATCCGGCCAATTTCCGCCGGAATCGCATCGCCGACCAGATTTTGAACCGCTGGACACCGCAGAATCCGAATGCACCCTGGCCGTCTTCAACGAACCCGAACGCCTACGGCGCGGGCAAGGTAAACAGCCTGACAGTAGAGGATGCGTCGTATCTCCGTTTGAAGACCCTGCAGCTGAGCTACAACGTACCGGTGAACAACCTGGATTTTATCAATGCCCTCCGGGTGTATGTTACCGGCCAGAACCTCTTTACCATCACGGATTACGCCGGGTTTGACCCCGAGGCCAACTCCCTGGGGCGCAGCAACGTCCGGGTTGATTATAGCAGTTATCCGCTGGCGAGGACATTCCTCCTCGGTTTGACCGCTAATTTCTAAACCCAACCATCAAAAATCATATAACAATGAAACCATATAAAATAACTCTCTTAGCCCTTATCGTATTTTTCCACCTGGGGTGTGAGAAGCGACTGGATGAAGAAGTCTTTTCAGAATTGTCTCCTTCCACCCTGTTTACAACGGAAACCGGATTGTCGACTTTGCTGAAGGCATCCTATACGAATGCGCACCGCTCCGGAGCTGTTGAAACCTGGGGCCCGCTCCATATCGAATCCATGACCTCCGGCGAGACCTGGGGGGCCGGCGGTTCCATCGAGAACCTGTGGATTGCCCTCATGGATTTTACCTGGGACTCCAACCATTCACAATTATTCTCTATCTGGCAGACACATTTTAGTAGTATCCGGGATGCGAACATCGTCCTGGACAACCTGGACAATGAGAATCTGTCCGATGGATTCCGGCAGGTAACTGAAGCTGAGGCTCGTTTTCTGCGCGGATGGAATTATGCTGCGCTGTACAATTGGTTCGGCCGGCTTCCGCTCTACACGTCATCGACGGACGACCCGCTGCAACCCCGGGCTACCGATGAGGAAACCCGGGCCTTCATCGAACAGGAACTCGAAGCAGCAGCTGCGAACCTGCCGGATCAGGCCACCGAATTCGGACGGGCCTCCAGGGGGACCGCACTGGCCGTACTGACCAAGTACTATCTCAATACCCGGCAGTGGCAGAAAGCGGCAAACGCCGCCCAGGATGTGATTGAACTGGGGCAATATGCGCTGCTGACCAACTATTCGGATGTGTTTGCCTTTGACAACGAGGGGAACCAGGAGCTGATCTGGGCGCACCCCAAGGACGGGGCCACCATTGCAGCAGCCGGGAACGCCCTGAATGCACTCACATTCCCCCCGGATTTTCCCGTGCCGTTTCCCAGCAACTCGGTTTTTGCGGCCCGCACCTACCTCTTCGACGATTTTGTCAATTCCTTCGAGGCTTCGGATACGAGGACCAGCCAGATCATTACGGAATGGACCAGTACTTCTACCGGGGAACTCGTCCAGGGGTTGGGCAACGACCAGTCCTTCCCCAATAAATTCCCCTTTGAGCCGACATCCGTAGGCCCCTGGGCGGGGAATGACGTGCCGGTTATCCGTTATGCGGATATCCTGCTCAGCCGGGCCGAAGCGCTGAATGAACTCAACGGGCCCTCCCAGGAAGCCATCGACCTGATCAACCAGGTGCGCAACCGGGCGGGAGCCACGCCTTTGGACCTGGC
This genomic window from Robiginitalea biformata HTCC2501 contains:
- a CDS encoding RNA polymerase sigma factor encodes the protein MEALGALYDRHVDDLFAVSLYVCGDRSTAQDAIHDLFLDLYKYHKKLAPADNVRAYLITALRRRLYKAGKAKSRSLDDETNGARFLDQPGHFTESAEEVIVLKESQRGLRQSLHKALQTLTEHQKQAIQLRFTQDKSYEEIAKDLQLSVPSARTLVYRTLKAMRKAALSLFF
- a CDS encoding RagB/SusD family nutrient uptake outer membrane protein, whose protein sequence is MKPYKITLLALIVFFHLGCEKRLDEEVFSELSPSTLFTTETGLSTLLKASYTNAHRSGAVETWGPLHIESMTSGETWGAGGSIENLWIALMDFTWDSNHSQLFSIWQTHFSSIRDANIVLDNLDNENLSDGFRQVTEAEARFLRGWNYAALYNWFGRLPLYTSSTDDPLQPRATDEETRAFIEQELEAAAANLPDQATEFGRASRGTALAVLTKYYLNTRQWQKAANAAQDVIELGQYALLTNYSDVFAFDNEGNQELIWAHPKDGATIAAAGNALNALTFPPDFPVPFPSNSVFAARTYLFDDFVNSFEASDTRTSQIITEWTSTSTGELVQGLGNDQSFPNKFPFEPTSVGPWAGNDVPVIRYADILLSRAEALNELNGPSQEAIDLINQVRNRAGATPLDLADYNQTTLREAILQEREWEFYFEQKAREDQIRHGVFIERAQARGKNAQEFRRLFPIPQVELDANSLLEQNPGY
- a CDS encoding FecR family protein yields the protein MQQDSKNILSPNEKQALRDRIMESARKADHHRKWQFRRRVLIGAAACLAISIGLTFFYRQPATPGIEDFVKSAPDIRPNEGDQVTIVLGQGKNLTLDEDQAGVAYSETGTDVRVGNQTVKQEALRDNKATYNTILVPYGKRTDLKLSDGTVVWLNSGTRLVYPAVFNEDNREVYLEGEAIFDVAHNPEKPFRVLSEHQRIEVLGTVFNVSSYPEDVETSTVLKSGSVRVSYSAKKDAAMRMTPGMRSAFNARTQKVYTQQVDPEDYFSWRDGFLSLKNHSLGEIATKLSRYYNRTVRIEDPDLAKETFSGKLDLKENVESVIGIISDATEIHFRETADAIVLTKEPTQ
- a CDS encoding SusC/RagA family TonB-linked outer membrane protein — encoded protein: MRTFLLFIAIGITTLQANDSYAQTRLDIDVEKVTLKTLLNEIQGKSEYIFFYKDGVLPESEIVTVRKENATLMNILDPVLPRWNLGYKISDRQVTIFALPLAKAPGIEEANVPQGFEISGTILDQEGIPLPGANIVEKGTTTGTQSDFDGNYSLVVSGQNATVVVSYIGFSTKEVAVNGQATLNVTLEESAAALDEIVVVGYGTQRKSDLTGSVTSLSQDDLNPGANASVDQLMLGRAAGVQITQASSAPGGGLAIRIRGASSLNASNEPLYVIDGFPIDNSPNLSSGGAAQTGDNQSPRNPLNALNPADIQSIEILKDASATAIYGSRGANGVILITTKKGRDGKVNLTYDAYAGMQTVAKQIDVLSTSQYITAINELSQAQGNGVVFSPEDISAIGDGTQWQDEVFRSAPISSHNLSISGGSEATSVYASVNYFDQEGVVKNSGIKRYTGRINVDTRLGENAQIGINFNTSLVKDQNNVDGIQTNENAGPIYGALLYDPTEPIFNADGSYAQSPNLTVNNPVTTLNGILSENETNRTFGSAFLNYNFTDELSGKFNFGTDRQTSRRDIYNSSRTIYGSAAGGIANINVLERNNYLFEYTMTYNKTFNENHILTVLGGTTYQKFSTRFVSANISGFPTDEIGTNNLSLGNTNNDDLNSGKEENTLLSYLGRVNYTLFDKFLLTASIRADGSSRFGENTKWGYFPSFAFGWKLQEEEFIPEIFDQLKLRASWGQTGNQEIGNYASQLTFGTGPFVVLGGNIQSTVVPQRIANPDLKWETTEQFNVGLDASILSGRFSTTLDYFTKSSKDLLFNLPLPVASGYSSILTNVGEVRNSGFEFLFSSTNISTEDFSWKTTLNFAAIKNEVVDLGRIDNIVTGNIQSVGNTAVIREGDPLAAYYGYVVTGIFQEGDDIANSAQPTAEPGFPIFEDRNGDGAITPDDQTIIGSPFPDFTYGIQNSISWKNFQLDFFFQGQEGADLININVIESLYPANFRRNRIADQILNRWTPQNPNAPWPSSTNPNAYGAGKVNSLTVEDASYLRLKTLQLSYNVPVNNLDFINALRVYVTGQNLFTITDYAGFDPEANSLGRSNVRVDYSSYPLARTFLLGLTANF